In Natronococcus occultus SP4, the following proteins share a genomic window:
- a CDS encoding PH domain-containing protein translates to MRKLHPLSIAVRSISRSVNVGLLFFIAGVFASPGGAGGTLVSVGGMLLLGIVLAIGYEVAYYERFRYELTGDTFDVASGVLARRDREVPLRRIQNVDVRQPVLARVLGLAAVHIETAGGGQTEVSLQYIEEDEARRLRRQLRRGAQAEDGQKEGSETSDRRASDEREEELLFEIQPRELAILSVFTIDPGASLLGGIALSFLSGFDPTTLIPADLVEGLPGAEGGLVALAWLVVLFLLAAWVVSAVLTFNRYYGFRLTRVDDELYYERGLVQRYSGTIPLGKVQTLTITERVPFRWFGYGALAVETAGYAPGQGSRGTESAIPLARFDRVLGLARSIEPFGEVTLQDPPKRARERYGVRYLLVVGALVGAGYLVTTATVLERWYLPAVLLVLVPVAAHLKWRSRGHQLGDRYYLARTGFWRRTTKVVPYYRVQAVVHTQSIFQRRRRLANVTADTASSASLLGRAATAYDVDAAEGLEMQDTIEERLQERLRARKRERTVGEWFGDQDESAYALESNSDTPPGNSEDVDQ, encoded by the coding sequence ATGAGGAAACTCCACCCGCTCTCGATCGCGGTCAGATCGATCTCGCGCAGCGTCAACGTCGGCCTCCTCTTTTTTATCGCCGGGGTCTTCGCCTCGCCGGGCGGCGCCGGGGGGACGCTCGTCTCCGTCGGGGGGATGCTCCTGTTGGGGATCGTCCTCGCGATCGGCTACGAGGTCGCCTACTACGAGCGGTTCCGCTACGAACTCACGGGCGACACTTTCGACGTGGCCTCCGGCGTCCTCGCCAGGCGCGACCGCGAGGTTCCGCTTCGCCGGATCCAGAACGTCGACGTCAGACAGCCCGTCCTCGCCAGAGTCCTCGGGCTCGCAGCCGTCCACATCGAGACCGCAGGCGGCGGCCAGACCGAGGTCTCCCTGCAGTACATCGAGGAGGACGAAGCCCGTCGTCTCAGACGGCAGCTCCGCCGCGGAGCCCAGGCCGAGGACGGGCAAAAAGAGGGATCCGAAACGTCCGATCGACGAGCGTCGGACGAGAGGGAGGAGGAGCTGCTCTTCGAGATCCAGCCACGGGAGCTGGCGATCCTCAGCGTGTTCACGATCGACCCCGGGGCCAGCCTGCTGGGCGGAATCGCGCTGTCGTTTCTCAGCGGGTTCGACCCGACGACGCTGATCCCCGCCGACCTCGTCGAGGGGCTGCCCGGCGCCGAGGGCGGACTCGTCGCGCTCGCGTGGCTCGTCGTCCTGTTCCTGCTTGCAGCCTGGGTCGTCAGCGCCGTCCTCACGTTCAACCGCTACTACGGGTTCCGACTCACCCGCGTCGACGACGAACTCTACTACGAGCGCGGCCTCGTCCAGCGCTACAGCGGGACGATCCCGCTCGGGAAGGTCCAGACTCTGACGATCACCGAACGAGTGCCGTTCCGATGGTTCGGCTACGGCGCGCTGGCGGTCGAAACCGCGGGTTACGCGCCCGGCCAGGGCTCTCGGGGAACGGAGTCGGCGATCCCGCTCGCGAGATTCGATCGCGTCCTCGGACTGGCCCGTTCGATCGAGCCCTTCGGCGAGGTCACTCTCCAGGACCCGCCCAAGCGAGCCCGAGAGCGGTACGGCGTCCGGTACCTGCTGGTCGTCGGGGCCCTCGTCGGCGCCGGCTACCTTGTCACGACGGCCACCGTCCTCGAGCGATGGTACCTCCCGGCCGTCCTGCTCGTCCTGGTTCCCGTCGCGGCCCATCTAAAATGGCGCAGTCGGGGCCACCAGCTCGGCGATCGCTACTACCTCGCCCGAACCGGCTTCTGGAGGCGAACGACGAAGGTCGTCCCCTACTATCGCGTCCAGGCCGTCGTTCACACTCAGTCGATCTTCCAGCGTCGCCGTCGACTCGCGAACGTCACGGCCGACACCGCGTCCTCGGCGTCGCTGCTGGGCCGGGCGGCGACCGCCTACGACGTCGACGCCGCCGAGGGCCTCGAGATGCAAGACACGATCGAGGAGCGACTGCAGGAACGGCTTCGCGCCCGAAAACGAGAGCGGACGGTCGGGGAGTGGTTCGGTGATCAGGACGAATCGGCGTACGCCCTCGAATCCAACTCCGATACTCCTCCCGGTAACTCGGAGGACGTCGACCAATAG
- a CDS encoding PH domain-containing protein, protein MERLTPRVRVVWLLLAVFRAGIVGGFLVGAALVLSETGLWTNPPDLLVPGAIGLAVVLGLVRVVVAWRRYAVWRFEVQDDGLYIERGVFTRIKTVVPYVRVQHVDSRRSPIERTTGLATVVVYTAGSRSADVAIPGLTPERAERLREDLRRLAIESEGEDAV, encoded by the coding sequence ATGGAGCGACTCACTCCCCGGGTCCGCGTCGTCTGGCTACTCTTGGCGGTGTTCCGGGCCGGGATCGTCGGCGGATTTCTCGTCGGCGCCGCGCTGGTACTCTCCGAAACCGGGCTGTGGACGAACCCACCCGACCTGCTCGTCCCGGGCGCGATCGGTCTCGCGGTCGTCCTCGGGCTCGTTCGGGTCGTCGTCGCCTGGCGGCGCTACGCCGTCTGGCGCTTCGAGGTACAGGACGACGGGCTCTACATCGAACGGGGCGTGTTCACTCGGATCAAGACGGTCGTCCCCTACGTCCGCGTCCAACACGTCGACTCGCGGCGATCGCCGATCGAGCGGACGACCGGGTTGGCGACCGTCGTCGTCTACACGGCCGGCTCCCGAAGCGCCGACGTCGCGATCCCCGGGCTGACCCCGGAGCGGGCCGAACGGCTCCGCGAGGACCTGCGCCGGCTCGCGATCGAGAGCGAGGGTGAGGACGCGGTATGA
- a CDS encoding class II fumarate hydratase: protein MTRDDKFRIEEDSLGEMQVPADAYWGAQTQRAIGNFPISGISFGRRFVRGLGVVKKAAAQANRDLDLIEDDVAEAIVEAADEVIAGEHDDQFPVDVFQTGSGTSSNMNANEVIANRAAEIMGAEIGDRVVHPNDHVNYGQSSNDVIPTAMHVASLEAVEKDVIPALDTLRESLEEKEAEFDDVVKTGRTHLQDATPVTLGQEFSGYRTQVEKGLDRVDKVRNHLAELALGGTATGTGLNTHEEFPGRAAEYITKETGVQFREADNHFEAQAAHDAMSEAHGALRVVAGSLNKIANDLRLLASGPRNGLGEIEQPENQPGSSIMPGKINPVVAEAVNQVHKQVVGNDAAVSAGAAEGQIDLNLYKPVLAHNFLQSAELISNSSQIFAERFVDPLEANEEYCRDRVEQSMAMATSLNVHIGYDKASEVAKTALKEEKTVREVVLEKGYLDEDEADEVLDPRKMTERGILGQEE from the coding sequence ATGACACGCGACGACAAGTTCCGCATCGAGGAGGACAGTCTCGGCGAGATGCAGGTGCCGGCCGACGCCTACTGGGGCGCCCAGACCCAGCGTGCGATCGGGAACTTCCCGATCTCGGGGATCAGCTTCGGACGACGGTTCGTCCGCGGGCTCGGCGTCGTCAAGAAGGCCGCCGCACAGGCCAACCGCGACCTCGATCTCATCGAGGACGACGTCGCCGAGGCGATCGTCGAGGCCGCCGACGAGGTCATCGCCGGCGAGCACGACGACCAGTTCCCCGTCGACGTCTTCCAGACCGGGTCGGGGACGTCCTCGAACATGAACGCCAACGAGGTCATCGCCAACCGCGCCGCCGAGATCATGGGCGCCGAAATCGGCGACCGCGTCGTCCACCCCAACGACCACGTCAACTACGGCCAGTCGAGCAACGACGTGATCCCGACCGCGATGCACGTCGCTTCCCTCGAGGCCGTCGAGAAAGACGTCATTCCCGCACTGGATACGCTCCGGGAGTCCCTCGAGGAGAAGGAAGCGGAGTTCGACGACGTCGTCAAAACGGGTCGGACCCATCTCCAGGACGCGACACCCGTCACGCTGGGCCAGGAGTTCTCCGGCTACCGCACCCAGGTCGAAAAGGGCCTCGACCGCGTCGACAAGGTCCGTAACCACCTCGCCGAGCTCGCGCTCGGTGGCACCGCTACCGGAACGGGGCTGAACACCCACGAGGAGTTCCCCGGTCGCGCCGCCGAGTACATCACGAAAGAGACCGGCGTCCAGTTCCGCGAGGCCGACAACCACTTCGAGGCCCAGGCCGCCCACGACGCCATGAGCGAGGCCCACGGCGCTCTCCGAGTGGTGGCGGGCTCGCTGAACAAGATCGCCAACGATCTTCGACTCCTGGCCTCCGGTCCGCGCAACGGCCTCGGCGAGATCGAACAGCCAGAGAACCAGCCCGGCTCCTCGATCATGCCGGGCAAGATCAACCCCGTCGTCGCCGAGGCGGTCAACCAGGTTCACAAGCAGGTCGTCGGCAACGATGCTGCCGTCTCCGCGGGCGCTGCCGAGGGTCAGATCGATCTCAACCTCTACAAGCCCGTGCTGGCCCACAACTTCCTGCAGTCCGCCGAATTGATCTCGAACTCGAGCCAGATCTTCGCCGAGCGGTTCGTCGATCCGCTCGAGGCCAACGAGGAGTACTGCCGGGACCGGGTCGAGCAGTCGATGGCGATGGCCACCTCGCTGAACGTCCACATCGGCTACGACAAGGCCAGCGAGGTCGCCAAAACGGCGCTCAAGGAAGAGAAGACGGTCCGGGAGGTCGTCCTCGAGAAGGGCTACCTCGACGAGGACGAAGCCGACGAGGTGCTTGACCCCCGGAAGATGACCGAACGGGGGATCCTGGGCCAGGAAGAGTAA
- a CDS encoding PH domain-containing protein: MNRLHPFSAVVYALRYGLLWMWLPFILVSLLAGTVAVVSIAWLPVVTALGFLFGAGYGIVYYYRFEYGITPDTFDVASGVIARRSREIPYRRIQNVDVRQGVFQRVLGLAIVTIETAGGGTSEAALNVVSKSEADRLQHQIRRRTAAVDQDDSAESAEDDPSAEHPSEDAPATDRPDETDRSDERPSSVETDSRPTADRRESSRQRLFALESRELLLYSLTTVRPAAIAAIGFLFLFATDTILDLLVSIAQPLGGPEDLQNGDTQSYGVLTVVSVINGVIITYLVSVAYTFATYYDFRLGRVDEDFVYERGLLQRYSGSIPAEKVQSVTVTDNPLQRLIDYAGLWVETAGYGPDSSGGSQSAVPMARADHVHRFTENLTHVETPAFESPPPIARRRYLVRYSLIAAAVVAAVFGLAQVTPIERWYFAAVVFATVPPAAHLRYVHLGYYVGEDHLVIRRGFWRRRTTVIPYFRIQTVSTRRSIFQRRLGIASLVVDTASSRTLFWDTPTIYDVDLEDARGVHRTGRTRLQSALRERARTDDAGFSVDFT; the protein is encoded by the coding sequence ATGAACCGGCTCCACCCCTTCAGCGCGGTCGTCTACGCGCTCCGGTACGGCCTGCTGTGGATGTGGCTGCCGTTCATCCTCGTCAGCCTCCTGGCCGGAACGGTGGCGGTTGTCAGTATCGCGTGGCTCCCGGTGGTCACCGCGCTCGGCTTCCTCTTCGGCGCCGGGTACGGGATCGTCTACTACTACCGGTTCGAGTACGGGATCACGCCCGACACGTTCGACGTCGCATCGGGAGTCATCGCCCGTCGCTCCCGGGAGATCCCCTACCGGCGGATCCAGAACGTCGACGTTCGGCAAGGGGTCTTCCAGCGCGTCCTCGGGCTCGCGATCGTCACTATCGAGACCGCCGGCGGTGGCACCAGCGAGGCCGCGTTGAACGTCGTGAGCAAGTCCGAGGCCGACCGTCTCCAGCATCAGATCCGCCGTCGAACTGCCGCCGTCGACCAAGACGACAGCGCGGAGTCGGCCGAGGACGACCCGTCGGCCGAACATCCGTCCGAGGACGCCCCGGCGACCGACCGACCGGACGAGACAGACCGGAGCGACGAGCGCCCGTCCTCGGTCGAGACCGACTCCCGACCGACCGCCGACCGACGCGAGTCCAGCCGACAGCGACTGTTCGCCCTCGAGTCCCGCGAGCTCCTGTTGTACTCGCTGACGACGGTACGGCCCGCCGCAATCGCCGCTATCGGGTTCCTGTTTCTGTTCGCAACCGATACGATCCTCGACCTGCTCGTGAGCATCGCTCAGCCGCTCGGCGGCCCCGAAGATCTCCAGAACGGTGACACACAGAGCTACGGCGTGTTGACCGTCGTCTCGGTGATAAACGGTGTTATCATCACCTACCTCGTCAGCGTCGCCTACACGTTCGCGACGTACTACGACTTCCGGCTGGGGCGGGTCGACGAGGACTTCGTCTACGAACGAGGGCTCCTCCAGCGCTACAGCGGGTCGATTCCCGCCGAGAAAGTCCAGTCGGTCACGGTCACGGACAACCCGCTCCAGCGGCTGATCGACTACGCCGGGCTGTGGGTCGAGACGGCCGGCTACGGCCCCGACAGCAGCGGGGGCAGCCAGTCGGCGGTTCCCATGGCCCGCGCCGATCACGTCCACCGGTTCACCGAGAACCTCACACACGTCGAGACGCCCGCCTTCGAGAGCCCGCCGCCGATCGCCCGCCGTCGGTACCTCGTTCGGTACTCGCTGATCGCCGCCGCCGTCGTCGCGGCCGTCTTCGGGCTCGCACAGGTAACGCCGATCGAGCGGTGGTACTTCGCCGCGGTCGTCTTCGCGACGGTCCCGCCCGCGGCCCACCTGCGGTACGTCCACCTGGGGTACTACGTCGGCGAGGACCACCTGGTGATCCGGCGCGGGTTCTGGCGCCGCCGGACGACCGTCATTCCGTACTTCCGGATCCAGACCGTCTCCACCCGACGGTCGATCTTCCAGCGCCGGCTCGGGATCGCCTCGCTCGTCGTCGACACCGCAAGCTCCCGGACGCTGTTCTGGGACACGCCGACGATCTACGACGTCGACCTCGAGGACGCCCGTGGCGTCCACCGAACCGGACGGACCCGTCTCCAGTCGGCCCTGCGAGAACGGGCTCGTACCGACGACGCCGGCTTTTCGGTGGATTTTACCTAA
- a CDS encoding PH domain-containing protein encodes MESLHPRIRLLWIAQTAILAAVFGAVLAAVDRWITPVPTAALAGIVAVAAVLGIAYAVRLYQIWQFELQDDALYLERGVITFVETAVPFVRVQHVDTQFGPVERLLGLSSVVVYTAGSRNADVRIPGLTPDRARELQDTLRDLAVESEADDAV; translated from the coding sequence ATGGAGTCACTTCACCCGCGGATCAGGCTGCTGTGGATCGCACAGACGGCGATCCTGGCGGCCGTGTTCGGCGCCGTCCTCGCCGCCGTCGACCGGTGGATCACCCCCGTCCCGACGGCCGCACTGGCGGGGATCGTCGCCGTCGCAGCCGTCCTCGGTATCGCCTACGCCGTTCGGCTCTACCAGATCTGGCAGTTCGAACTACAAGACGACGCGCTCTATCTGGAACGGGGTGTCATCACGTTCGTCGAGACCGCCGTCCCGTTCGTCCGGGTCCAGCACGTCGACACCCAGTTTGGACCCGTTGAACGGCTGCTCGGGCTCTCGAGTGTCGTCGTCTACACGGCCGGCTCGCGCAACGCCGACGTCCGCATCCCCGGGCTGACGCCCGACCGCGCCCGGGAACTACAGGACACGCTCCGTGACCTCGCCGTCGAGAGCGAGGCCGACGACGCAGTATGA
- a CDS encoding BolA family protein encodes MKPEDVEAVIESELEDAEATVTHARDKHDDDHLAATVVSPSFEGQSLVQQHQQVYDALDDHMTTDIHALELSTYTPEEYDE; translated from the coding sequence ATGAAACCCGAGGACGTCGAGGCAGTGATCGAATCCGAACTCGAGGACGCCGAGGCGACGGTCACGCACGCCCGAGACAAACACGACGACGACCACCTCGCGGCGACGGTCGTCTCGCCGAGCTTCGAGGGCCAGTCGCTGGTCCAGCAACACCAGCAGGTGTACGACGCGCTCGACGACCACATGACGACCGACATCCACGCCCTCGAGCTCTCGACGTACACGCCCGAGGAGTACGACGAGTAG
- a CDS encoding DUF7523 family protein — translation MSLASETRRAVDENPFLVAALRAGIVNYTAAARYLDVDGETDAVATAIRRYAEELPAYETTDRDVRVRMERGITPAPIDGTKHETALLAVGGTSFRSDGGELTAIAATGEIDATALGTALGRLGNAEIEVIAAGVGEGTAMVVVDDRDGVDALRTVEAAFEAVPE, via the coding sequence ATGTCGCTCGCGAGCGAAACGCGCCGAGCCGTCGACGAGAACCCGTTTCTCGTCGCCGCACTGCGGGCCGGAATCGTCAACTACACCGCGGCAGCTCGGTATCTCGACGTCGACGGCGAGACCGACGCGGTCGCAACGGCGATCCGCCGGTACGCCGAGGAGCTCCCCGCCTACGAGACCACCGACCGGGACGTCCGCGTCAGGATGGAACGGGGGATCACGCCGGCGCCGATCGACGGCACCAAGCACGAAACGGCGCTGCTGGCCGTCGGCGGGACGTCGTTCAGATCCGACGGAGGAGAGCTGACCGCCATCGCGGCCACAGGCGAGATCGACGCGACCGCCCTCGGAACCGCGCTCGGGCGACTCGGAAACGCGGAAATCGAGGTGATCGCGGCCGGCGTCGGCGAGGGGACCGCGATGGTGGTCGTCGACGACCGCGACGGCGTCGACGCCCTGCGAACCGTCGAAGCGGCCTTCGAGGCGGTTCCGGAGTAG
- the cysS gene encoding cysteine--tRNA ligase, which translates to MTLHVTNTLTGETEPFEPQDPEDVLLYYCGLTVSDPPHLGHARSWVHVDVMHRWLEQLGYGVRHVENFTDVNEKIVARVGEDGTDEADVAENYIERTLADMRSLNLLRAEVYPRVSEHVPEIVDLVETLIEKGYAYESNGSVYFDVTSFEEYGKLSNQALEEIESQGDPDERSEKRHPADFALWKADGVDADAIAEHRHEDAAPAEEACETALTWDSPWGEGRPGWHIECSAMSTTHLGDTLDIHVGGRDLVFPHHENEIAQSEAATDQQFANYWLHCELFQMDEEKMSSSLGNFVTVDEAVDRWGTNVVRTFLTAGSYNSQQLYSDETIAEAEERWDRLERAHEAATAAIDSPSAGTKAEDGELRETVEAAREAFTEAMNDDFNTREAQSALLEIAAAINRHLEAEDDAADYRGLRRAVETLEELGGVLGLSFTGKTNGSAELAGDVVELVLGVREREREDGNYERADELRDELEAIGVEVQDTDEGPSYRLPGE; encoded by the coding sequence ATGACCCTGCACGTGACGAACACGTTGACGGGCGAGACCGAGCCGTTCGAGCCGCAGGATCCCGAGGACGTCCTTCTCTACTACTGCGGTCTGACGGTGTCGGATCCGCCCCACCTGGGCCACGCCCGCTCGTGGGTCCACGTCGACGTCATGCACCGCTGGCTCGAACAGCTCGGGTACGGCGTGCGCCACGTCGAAAACTTCACCGACGTCAACGAGAAGATCGTCGCCCGCGTCGGCGAGGACGGGACCGACGAGGCCGACGTCGCCGAGAACTACATCGAGCGCACTCTCGCGGACATGCGCTCGCTGAACCTCCTGCGGGCGGAGGTCTACCCGCGGGTCTCCGAGCACGTCCCCGAGATCGTCGACCTCGTCGAGACCCTGATCGAGAAGGGGTACGCCTACGAGTCCAACGGCTCGGTCTACTTCGACGTCACCAGCTTCGAGGAGTACGGCAAGCTCTCGAACCAGGCCCTCGAGGAGATCGAGTCCCAGGGCGACCCCGACGAGCGCTCGGAGAAGCGCCACCCCGCGGACTTCGCGCTCTGGAAGGCCGACGGCGTCGACGCCGACGCGATCGCGGAACACCGCCACGAGGACGCCGCACCGGCCGAGGAGGCCTGCGAGACCGCGCTGACCTGGGACTCGCCGTGGGGCGAGGGCCGACCGGGGTGGCACATCGAGTGCTCGGCGATGAGCACGACCCACCTCGGGGACACGCTCGACATCCACGTCGGCGGCCGCGACCTGGTCTTTCCCCACCACGAAAACGAGATCGCCCAGTCCGAAGCCGCGACCGACCAGCAGTTCGCGAACTACTGGCTCCACTGCGAGCTGTTCCAGATGGACGAGGAGAAGATGTCCTCGAGTCTGGGGAACTTCGTCACCGTCGACGAGGCCGTCGACCGCTGGGGGACCAACGTCGTGCGAACCTTCCTCACGGCGGGCTCGTACAACAGCCAACAGCTGTACTCCGACGAGACGATCGCGGAGGCCGAGGAACGGTGGGATCGTCTCGAGCGGGCCCACGAGGCGGCGACCGCGGCGATCGACTCCCCGAGCGCAGGCACCAAAGCCGAGGACGGTGAGCTTCGCGAGACGGTCGAGGCGGCTCGCGAGGCCTTTACCGAGGCGATGAACGACGACTTCAACACCCGCGAGGCCCAGTCGGCGCTGCTCGAGATCGCAGCGGCGATCAACCGCCACCTCGAAGCCGAGGACGACGCCGCGGACTACCGCGGGCTGCGCCGGGCCGTCGAGACCCTCGAGGAGCTGGGTGGCGTCCTCGGACTCTCCTTTACCGGCAAGACCAACGGGAGCGCGGAGCTGGCCGGCGACGTCGTCGAGCTGGTTCTCGGCGTGCGCGAGCGCGAGCGCGAGGACGGGAACTACGAGCGGGCCGACGAGCTGCGTGACGAGCTCGAGGCGATCGGCGTCGAGGTCCAGGACACTGACGAGGGACCGAGCTACCGGCTCCCCGGCGAGTAG
- a CDS encoding DUF6517 family protein, translating into MHRRQFVAAGAVGGVGLSAGCLDDFLDDATTFSASPAIVAESATDETGYEYEGTEEIISTESVAGQEVEVTSYGSEYVRTIDLPLDIFGDGVEAGVFTVITTPQVSVAGEEFNPIGEMDNEELLREMQDQYEELTIEDAVGERSVAALEDTLVLETFEGEAELHGEYGIDVLLDIAQHESGDDYLVVVGVYPDLEDLPIDSERDRIDQMVQGLEHGEDVDAEIVESREDDDPLAD; encoded by the coding sequence ATGCATCGACGACAGTTCGTCGCCGCGGGCGCGGTCGGGGGAGTCGGTCTGTCGGCCGGCTGTCTCGACGACTTCCTCGACGACGCGACGACGTTTTCAGCCTCGCCGGCGATCGTCGCCGAGAGCGCGACCGACGAGACCGGCTACGAGTACGAGGGAACCGAGGAGATCATCTCTACCGAGTCGGTCGCCGGCCAGGAGGTCGAGGTGACCAGCTACGGCTCCGAGTACGTTCGAACGATCGATCTCCCGCTCGATATCTTCGGCGATGGCGTCGAAGCGGGGGTCTTCACCGTCATCACCACACCTCAGGTCAGTGTCGCCGGCGAGGAGTTCAACCCGATCGGCGAGATGGACAACGAAGAACTGCTCCGGGAGATGCAAGACCAGTACGAGGAGCTGACGATCGAGGACGCGGTCGGCGAGCGTTCGGTCGCCGCGCTCGAGGACACCCTCGTCCTCGAGACCTTCGAGGGTGAGGCCGAACTCCACGGCGAGTACGGGATCGACGTCCTGCTGGATATCGCCCAGCACGAGTCCGGCGACGACTATCTCGTGGTCGTCGGCGTCTACCCCGACCTCGAGGATCTGCCGATCGACTCCGAGCGCGATCGGATCGATCAGATGGTCCAGGGGCTCGAACACGGCGAGGACGTCGACGCGGAGATCGTCGAGAGCCGCGAGGACGACGACCCGCTGGCCGACTAA
- a CDS encoding presenilin family intramembrane aspartyl protease PSH, with protein MDHRTRVLAAVGTTALLFLAVQLGALALIEPFHDADRQAVEDPENPTNSLVYFAVILVATGLMLATFRYDLEWIIRALVVGVSVMLAWFVFTEFVPPVLTAGSVNVLAVGAALGIGAALVLYPEWYVLDLTGVLMGAGAAALFGISFGLLPALLLLTALAIYDAISVYRTEHMLDLAAGVMDLKIPVVLVVPTTLSYSYLEDDVDAESEAAPESETEQLNGDDGASPTADADEPPADGSRDALFIGLGDAIIPTILVASAAYFIEAGTLEVPWIALNLPALGAIVGTLAGLVVLMGMVLKGRPHAGLPLLNGGAIGGYLLGALASGVPIATALGL; from the coding sequence ATGGACCACCGGACCCGGGTGCTCGCGGCCGTCGGAACGACGGCGTTGCTCTTTCTTGCCGTCCAGCTCGGCGCCCTGGCGCTGATCGAGCCGTTCCACGACGCCGACCGCCAGGCCGTCGAGGATCCCGAGAACCCGACCAACAGCCTCGTCTACTTCGCGGTCATCCTCGTCGCGACCGGGCTCATGCTCGCGACGTTCCGGTACGACCTCGAGTGGATCATCAGGGCGCTGGTCGTCGGCGTGAGCGTGATGCTCGCCTGGTTCGTCTTCACCGAGTTCGTGCCCCCGGTTCTGACGGCGGGTTCGGTCAACGTCCTCGCCGTCGGCGCCGCCCTCGGTATCGGCGCGGCGCTTGTCCTCTACCCCGAGTGGTACGTCCTCGATCTCACGGGAGTGTTGATGGGCGCGGGCGCCGCGGCGCTGTTCGGGATCAGCTTCGGGCTCCTGCCCGCGTTGCTCCTGTTGACGGCGCTCGCGATCTACGACGCCATCAGCGTCTACCGGACCGAACACATGCTCGATCTCGCCGCGGGGGTGATGGACCTCAAGATTCCCGTCGTGCTGGTCGTCCCGACGACGCTGTCGTACTCCTACCTCGAGGACGACGTAGACGCCGAGTCGGAGGCGGCCCCCGAATCGGAGACCGAGCAACTGAACGGCGACGACGGGGCGAGCCCGACCGCGGACGCGGACGAGCCCCCCGCCGACGGCAGCCGCGACGCGCTCTTTATCGGTCTCGGCGACGCGATCATCCCGACGATCCTGGTCGCGAGCGCGGCCTACTTCATCGAGGCCGGAACCCTCGAGGTCCCCTGGATCGCGCTGAACCTGCCGGCGCTGGGCGCGATCGTCGGCACGCTCGCCGGGCTGGTCGTCCTGATGGGGATGGTGCTGAAGGGACGACCCCACGCTGGCCTGCCGCTGCTCAACGGCGGTGCGATCGGGGGCTACCTGCTCGGCGCGCTCGCGAGCGGCGTGCCGATCGCGACCGCGCTCGGACTTTAG
- a CDS encoding H/ACA ribonucleoprotein complex subunit GAR1 — protein sequence MRRVGQVVRTAQGLAILRANPDTDDDRLREEIGTMVLDDSLESVGRVVDVFGPVDGPYLAVTPDDDVHLPTLVGTTLYAR from the coding sequence ATGCGCCGGGTCGGCCAGGTCGTCCGTACTGCCCAGGGGCTCGCCATCCTGCGAGCGAACCCGGACACCGACGACGACCGCCTCCGCGAGGAGATCGGGACCATGGTGCTCGACGACTCCCTCGAGTCCGTCGGCCGCGTCGTCGACGTCTTCGGGCCCGTCGACGGCCCCTACCTGGCAGTGACGCCCGACGACGACGTCCACCTCCCGACGCTGGTCGGGACGACGCTGTACGCGCGCTAA
- the srp19 gene encoding signal recognition particle subunit SRP19, which yields MVENVIWPAYLDAELSRAEGRRVAEELAVEEPTVDEIAKAVQQIGYDATIEREKSYSREHWADRGRVVVRGSDDSKNDLVQAVAAYVVAMRE from the coding sequence ATGGTCGAGAACGTCATCTGGCCCGCCTATCTCGATGCGGAGCTCTCCCGGGCCGAGGGCCGACGCGTCGCCGAGGAGCTGGCGGTCGAGGAGCCGACGGTCGACGAGATCGCGAAAGCTGTCCAGCAGATCGGCTACGACGCCACGATCGAACGTGAGAAGTCCTACTCGCGGGAGCACTGGGCCGACCGGGGCCGGGTCGTCGTTCGGGGGTCCGACGACTCGAAGAACGACCTCGTCCAGGCCGTCGCGGCGTACGTCGTCGCGATGCGGGAGTGA